DNA sequence from the Nitrospinota bacterium genome:
CAAAGATCGGCGTATTGGCAAAGCGGGTGGTCTCCACCACCTGTTCCAGCAGGGTGTGGTTGTTGTGAAGATCGACATTGATGAAAAAAAGGTGGAAGCTGGCAAGCTCCAGCTTGTCGAGGGCCGTTTCGGCATCGCGCGACTCGGTGACGCCGGTGATATGCTTGCCGTACAGGTATGCCTTCAGCAGCTTGAATTCCGGCGGCGTAAAGCCGACGATGAAAACGCGGGCCTTTTCATATTTGAGGAACAGCTTCTCTTCCGGTGTCATTCCCTTTTACAACTCCTTGAGTTGCCCGTATTATATTGGAACATGAGCGCGAATCAAAACCCGCACGGCACACTGTATCTGGTTGCCACCCCGATTGGCAACCTGGGGGATATGACCTACCGCGCCGTGGAAGTGTTGAAGGCGGCGGACATCATCGCCGCCGAAGACACCCGCACCAGCAAACGGCTGCTGGATCACTATGCCATCGGCCCGAAACGGATGGTGAGCTACTTCGGGCCGAAGGAGCACCAGCGGGCCGAAACGCTGCTGCACCTGCTGCTGGAAGGAAAGAACGTGGCGCTTATCACGGACGCCGGCACCCCCGGCATCAGCGACCCGGCGGTGAAGGTGGTGCGGCGCGCCGTGGCGCACGGAATACGGGTAATGCCGGTGCCGGGGGCTTCGGCGCTGCTGGCCGGACTGAGCGGCAGCGGACTTGATACGTCCGCCTTCACCTTCGAGGGGTTTTTGCCCGTCAAAAGCGGGCGGCGGATGAACGCGCTGAAACGGCTCGCGGAAGAGCCGCGGACGGTGGTGCTGTTTGAAAGCACGCACCGCATCGCCAAGCTGCTGGATGAACTGGAGCTGATCATGCCGGAACGGCTGATCGTGGTGGCGCGGGAACTGACGAAAATCTACGAAGAATTCCTGCGCGGCACTCCCGCCGAAATAAAGGCCCGCGTGAAAGGGGGCCGCCTGAAAGGCGAAATGGTGGTGATTATTCCGGCTTCGG
Encoded proteins:
- the rsmI gene encoding 16S rRNA (cytidine(1402)-2'-O)-methyltransferase, with the protein product MSANQNPHGTLYLVATPIGNLGDMTYRAVEVLKAADIIAAEDTRTSKRLLDHYAIGPKRMVSYFGPKEHQRAETLLHLLLEGKNVALITDAGTPGISDPAVKVVRRAVAHGIRVMPVPGASALLAGLSGSGLDTSAFTFEGFLPVKSGRRMNALKRLAEEPRTVVLFESTHRIAKLLDELELIMPERLIVVARELTKIYEEFLRGTPAEIKARVKGGRLKGEMVVIIPASDSHPLALRPDAEDD